Proteins from a genomic interval of Clostridium sp. AN503:
- the leuB gene encoding 3-isopropylmalate dehydrogenase, with amino-acid sequence MNCRIVTIPGDGIGPEIVREACRVLDQVGKVYGHTFTYTEVLMGGCSIDAYGVPLTKEALETAKQSDAVLLGAVGGNVGNSRWYDVAPNLRPEAGLLAIRKGLNLFANIRPAYLYQVLADACPLKKEIIGDGFDMVIMRELTGGLYFGERHTEEVDGVMQATDTLTYNENEIRRIAVKAFDIAMKRKKRVISVDKANVLDSSRLWRKVVEEVAKDYPEVKLEHMLVDNCAMQLVMNPGQFDVVLTENMFGDILSDEASMITGSIGMLSSASLNETKFGMYEPSHGSAPDIAGKDIANPIATVLSAAMMLRYSFDLDQEADAIEAAVQKVLTDGYRTADIMADGCTKVGTVQMGDLLVENIR; translated from the coding sequence ATGAATTGTAGGATTGTGACCATTCCCGGTGATGGAATCGGACCGGAGATTGTGCGGGAAGCCTGCCGGGTGCTGGACCAGGTGGGAAAGGTATACGGACATACCTTTACATACACGGAAGTGCTGATGGGCGGCTGTTCCATCGATGCATACGGGGTGCCTTTGACTAAGGAGGCGCTTGAGACAGCAAAACAGAGCGATGCAGTCCTTCTGGGAGCAGTTGGCGGCAACGTGGGGAATTCCAGATGGTACGATGTAGCGCCGAATTTAAGACCAGAAGCGGGGCTGCTGGCTATCCGCAAGGGTCTTAATTTATTTGCGAATATCCGTCCTGCATATCTATATCAGGTGCTTGCTGACGCCTGCCCGCTTAAGAAGGAGATCATTGGTGACGGATTTGATATGGTGATCATGCGGGAGCTGACCGGAGGACTTTATTTTGGCGAGCGCCATACGGAGGAAGTGGACGGCGTGATGCAGGCCACCGACACGCTCACTTACAATGAGAACGAGATCCGCAGGATCGCGGTGAAAGCCTTTGACATTGCTATGAAGCGGAAGAAACGCGTGATCAGCGTGGATAAGGCAAACGTGCTGGATTCCTCCAGGCTCTGGAGGAAGGTAGTGGAGGAAGTGGCGAAGGATTACCCGGAGGTGAAGCTGGAGCATATGCTGGTGGACAACTGCGCCATGCAGCTTGTGATGAATCCGGGACAGTTCGACGTGGTGCTGACCGAGAATATGTTTGGAGATATTTTGTCTGACGAGGCGAGCATGATCACCGGTTCCATCGGTATGCTGTCCTCAGCCAGTTTGAATGAGACAAAGTTCGGCATGTATGAACCGAGCCACGGTTCTGCGCCGGATATTGCCGGCAAAGATATTGCCAACCCGATCGCTACGGTACTTTCCGCAGCGATGATGCTGCGTTATTCCTTTGATCTGGATCAGGAGGCGGACGCCATCGAGGCGGCTGTCCAGAAGGTCCTGACCGACGGCTACCGCACTGCGGACATTATGGCAGACGGCTGCACGAAGGTGGGAACTGTGCAGATGGGCGATCTGCTTGTGGAAAATATCAGATAA
- the treC gene encoding alpha,alpha-phosphotrehalase codes for MADFSNKVVYQIYPKSFRDTNGDGFGDIPGVIEKLDYLQELGVDYLWLTPFFPSPQHDNGYDVADYRAVDLKFGTMEDLEELIRQGEKRGIGLMLDMVFNHTSTEHIWFQKALAGDEKYQKYYIFKDGAPDHAPTNWQSKFGGPAWEYVPGLKKWYLRLYDVTQADLNWDNPEVREELKEILRFWKKKGIKAFRFDVINLVSKPELMEDDFLGDGRRFYSDGPHIHEYLKELVRDAGIEDFVTVGEMSSTSVEHCIRYSAPKEKELSMCFNFHHLKVDYKDGDKWALMPADYKKLKELFVEWQIKMQKGDGWNALFWCNHDQPRIVSRLGDENTYWKESAKMLAGMIHFMRGTPYIYQGEEIGMLNAHFPSIEHYRDVESLNYYQILLEGGKTEKEALETLAARSRDNSRTPMQWNGQQYGGFSEEEPWLPMSAEFRKEITVEAQQHDGDSILAFYKTLIAMRKMYPVIAKGDISFWETGTDMTLAYQRTFGKQQIAVLCNLDGKQQTVRISGAWSGYQVLLENYAGRKAAPQEELYTMEPYEFMVLGTV; via the coding sequence ATGGCAGATTTCAGTAATAAAGTAGTTTATCAGATATATCCCAAATCTTTTCGGGATACCAACGGGGATGGTTTTGGAGACATCCCCGGAGTGATCGAAAAATTAGATTACCTGCAGGAATTAGGCGTGGACTATCTGTGGTTGACCCCATTTTTTCCATCCCCTCAGCATGATAATGGGTATGATGTGGCAGATTATCGTGCGGTGGATTTAAAGTTTGGGACGATGGAAGATCTGGAGGAGCTGATCAGGCAGGGAGAAAAAAGAGGGATCGGCCTGATGCTTGACATGGTATTCAATCATACCTCCACAGAACATATATGGTTTCAGAAGGCCCTGGCAGGGGATGAAAAATATCAGAAGTATTATATTTTCAAAGATGGCGCGCCGGATCACGCGCCGACAAACTGGCAGTCAAAGTTTGGCGGCCCGGCATGGGAATATGTGCCTGGATTAAAAAAATGGTATCTCCGGCTGTACGATGTGACCCAGGCAGATCTAAACTGGGATAACCCGGAGGTACGGGAGGAATTAAAAGAGATCCTGCGGTTCTGGAAAAAGAAAGGCATCAAGGCGTTTCGCTTCGATGTGATCAACCTGGTCTCCAAGCCGGAACTGATGGAGGACGATTTCTTGGGCGACGGGCGGAGATTTTACAGCGACGGCCCCCATATCCATGAGTATCTGAAGGAGCTGGTGAGAGATGCGGGGATTGAGGATTTCGTGACGGTGGGCGAGATGTCCTCTACCTCAGTGGAACATTGTATCCGGTATTCTGCGCCAAAGGAAAAAGAGCTTTCCATGTGTTTCAATTTCCATCATCTGAAGGTGGATTATAAGGATGGGGATAAATGGGCGCTTATGCCGGCTGATTATAAGAAATTAAAGGAACTCTTTGTGGAATGGCAGATTAAGATGCAGAAAGGAGATGGGTGGAACGCGCTGTTTTGGTGCAACCATGACCAGCCTCGCATTGTGAGCCGCTTGGGAGATGAAAATACTTATTGGAAAGAGTCGGCGAAAATGCTGGCAGGCATGATCCATTTTATGCGCGGAACTCCGTATATCTACCAGGGAGAAGAGATCGGTATGCTGAATGCCCATTTCCCTTCCATAGAACATTACCGGGACGTGGAGAGCCTGAATTATTATCAGATTCTGCTGGAGGGAGGAAAGACGGAGAAAGAGGCCCTGGAAACCCTGGCAGCCAGATCCAGGGACAACAGCAGGACGCCCATGCAGTGGAATGGGCAGCAGTACGGCGGGTTTTCAGAGGAGGAACCGTGGCTCCCCATGTCTGCGGAATTTAGAAAAGAGATCACGGTCGAAGCCCAGCAACACGACGGGGATTCCATTCTCGCCTTTTATAAAACGCTGATTGCCATGAGAAAAATGTATCCGGTGATCGCAAAAGGGGATATCTCTTTTTGGGAGACCGGGACGGATATGACGCTGGCCTACCAAAGAACATTTGGAAAGCAGCAGATCGCGGTGCTCTGCAATTTGGACGGAAAGCAGCAGACAGTCAGAATCTCCGGAGCGTGGAGTGGATATCAGGTATTGCTGGAAAACTATGCAGGCCGGAAGGCGGCCCCTCAGGAAGAACTGTATACGATGGAACCATATGAGTTTATGGTCCTTGGAACCGTGTAA
- the serC gene encoding 3-phosphoserine/phosphohydroxythreonine transaminase: MGRVYNFSAGPAVLPEEVLKEAAEEMLDYRGTGMSVMEMSHRSKAFETIIQEAESDLRELMNIPDNYKILFLQGGAHLQFSMIPQNLMKNGVADYIITGQWAKKAFKEAQKYGKAVAVASSEDKTFSYIPDCSDLPIDDDADYVYICENNTIYGTKFKNLPNTKGKTLVADVSSCFLSEPVDVTKYGVIYGGVQKNIGPAGVVIVIIREDLITEDVLPGTPTMCQYKIHADAKSLYNTPPAYGIYICGKVFKWLKARGGLAAMKEYNEKKAQILYDFLDSSKLFKGTVVKGDRSLMNVPFVTGDADLDALFIKEATAAGFVNLKGHRSVGGMRASIYNSMPEEGVVKLVEFMKKFEEAHQA; the protein is encoded by the coding sequence ATGGGGAGAGTCTATAACTTTTCCGCAGGACCCGCCGTTTTGCCGGAGGAAGTCCTGAAGGAAGCCGCAGAGGAAATGCTGGATTACAGAGGCACCGGGATGTCAGTGATGGAGATGAGCCATCGATCTAAAGCGTTTGAGACGATCATCCAGGAAGCCGAGAGCGATCTTCGCGAGCTGATGAATATTCCGGATAACTACAAGATACTGTTCCTGCAGGGCGGCGCCCATTTACAGTTCTCCATGATTCCGCAGAACCTGATGAAGAACGGCGTAGCTGATTATATCATTACCGGTCAGTGGGCGAAAAAGGCATTTAAAGAGGCGCAGAAATATGGGAAGGCAGTTGCGGTTGCGTCCAGTGAGGACAAAACCTTCAGCTATATCCCGGACTGCTCCGACCTGCCCATCGACGATGATGCGGATTATGTGTACATCTGTGAGAATAACACTATTTACGGCACGAAGTTTAAGAACCTGCCGAACACCAAAGGGAAAACCCTGGTGGCAGATGTATCCTCCTGTTTCCTGTCTGAGCCGGTCGATGTGACCAAATACGGTGTGATCTACGGCGGCGTACAGAAGAATATCGGACCGGCAGGCGTGGTCATCGTGATCATCCGTGAGGACCTGATCACTGAAGACGTGCTTCCGGGAACCCCGACCATGTGCCAGTACAAGATCCACGCGGACGCCAAGTCTCTTTATAACACCCCGCCTGCATATGGCATCTACATCTGCGGCAAGGTATTCAAATGGCTGAAAGCGCGCGGCGGCCTGGCGGCAATGAAGGAATACAATGAGAAGAAGGCACAGATCCTCTATGATTTCCTGGACAGCAGCAAGCTGTTTAAGGGTACTGTGGTGAAGGGAGACCGTTCCCTGATGAACGTACCGTTCGTGACGGGTGATGCGGACTTAGACGCCCTGTTCATAAAGGAAGCCACGGCTGCCGGTTTCGTGAACTTAAAAGGCCATCGCAGCGTAGGCGGCATGCGTGCCAGCATCTACAATTCCATGCCGGAGGAAGGCGTGGTAAAGCTGGTTGAATTTATGAAGAAATTTGAGGAGGCGCACCAGGCATGA
- the treP gene encoding PTS system trehalose-specific EIIBC component produces MGRYSEDAKQLLRLVGGRENIAAVSHCMTRMRFALVDPGKADVEAIEGMKVVKGSFTQSGQFQVIIGNTVADFYNDFVKAAGIEGVSKDAVKDAAKKNQNVLQRVVTALAEIFAPLIPAIITGGLILGFRNCIDSLYLFENGTKTLCDISQFWTGIDSFLWLIGEAVFHMLPVGICWSVTKKMGTTQMLGIVLGLTLVSGQLLNAYAVAGTVAADIPKWNFGGFQVNMIGYQGQVIPAILAAFTLVYLEKFFRKITPQVISMIVVPFFSLLLSVMAAHFVLGPIGWKIGAAISAVVFAGITGPFKVVFGAVFGVVYAPLVITGLHHMSNAIDLQLIADYGGTMLWPMIALSNIAQGSAVLGMIWLQKREPEAQEVNIPACISCYLGVTEPAIFGVNLKRGFPFVCGMIGSGIAAVVCVATNTTANAIGVGGLPGILSIQPQFMAPFAVCMAIAFAVPFLLTAVVGKKRLPAGKVKETTELAEIAAGTGVSAAAGIVASAMGDKKTDEETSGKLTAFLTGRAIPLAEVGDGVFSAGVLGDGMAILPESETLYAPADAEVAALMPDSRHACGLKLENGMEVLLHIGIDTVSMNGDGFEYLVQEGQKVSAGTPLIHFDREKIRAAGHPDVTVCIISNVGTAQDIQFHTGMHAEEKETAVVTFK; encoded by the coding sequence ATGGGAAGATATTCAGAAGACGCGAAACAACTGCTGCGTCTGGTGGGCGGAAGAGAGAACATTGCGGCAGTTTCACATTGCATGACAAGAATGCGTTTTGCTCTGGTGGATCCGGGAAAAGCGGATGTGGAAGCGATCGAAGGGATGAAGGTTGTAAAAGGGAGCTTTACACAGTCGGGGCAGTTTCAGGTGATTATCGGCAATACGGTGGCTGATTTTTACAATGATTTTGTAAAAGCGGCGGGGATTGAAGGCGTATCCAAAGACGCGGTAAAAGATGCGGCAAAGAAAAACCAGAATGTGCTGCAGCGGGTGGTCACAGCACTGGCAGAGATCTTCGCGCCGTTGATCCCGGCGATCATCACAGGCGGTTTGATCCTTGGTTTTAGAAACTGTATTGACAGTTTGTATTTGTTTGAAAATGGCACGAAGACCTTATGTGACATCAGCCAGTTCTGGACGGGCATCGACAGCTTCTTGTGGCTGATCGGCGAGGCGGTATTCCATATGCTTCCGGTTGGTATCTGCTGGTCTGTGACAAAGAAGATGGGGACGACACAGATGCTTGGCATCGTTCTCGGACTGACACTGGTATCCGGCCAGCTGCTGAATGCCTATGCGGTTGCGGGAACGGTGGCAGCAGATATCCCGAAGTGGAATTTTGGAGGCTTCCAGGTAAATATGATCGGATATCAGGGACAGGTTATTCCCGCGATCTTAGCAGCATTTACCCTGGTGTATCTGGAAAAATTCTTCCGGAAGATAACGCCGCAGGTGATCTCCATGATTGTGGTTCCGTTCTTCAGTTTGTTATTGTCAGTGATGGCTGCACATTTTGTATTGGGACCGATTGGCTGGAAGATTGGGGCAGCGATCTCAGCGGTGGTATTTGCAGGAATTACCGGACCCTTTAAGGTCGTATTTGGCGCTGTCTTTGGTGTTGTTTATGCTCCGCTTGTCATTACAGGGCTTCATCATATGTCAAACGCGATCGATCTGCAGCTGATAGCGGATTATGGCGGAACCATGCTGTGGCCGATGATCGCACTTTCTAATATTGCACAGGGGTCCGCAGTCCTTGGAATGATCTGGCTGCAAAAAAGAGAACCGGAAGCTCAGGAAGTCAATATCCCGGCATGCATCTCCTGTTATCTGGGTGTTACGGAACCGGCAATATTTGGTGTGAACTTAAAGAGAGGGTTCCCGTTTGTCTGTGGAATGATTGGTTCCGGCATCGCGGCGGTTGTCTGTGTGGCGACCAATACCACTGCCAATGCCATTGGCGTGGGAGGCCTTCCAGGCATCCTGTCGATTCAGCCTCAGTTTATGGCTCCCTTTGCAGTCTGTATGGCGATTGCATTTGCAGTTCCGTTCTTATTGACGGCGGTTGTGGGAAAGAAGCGCCTTCCTGCGGGCAAAGTAAAAGAGACCACAGAGCTTGCAGAAATTGCCGCCGGGACCGGTGTAAGCGCGGCAGCCGGAATCGTGGCTTCTGCAATGGGTGATAAAAAAACAGATGAAGAGACATCGGGAAAATTGACTGCATTTTTAACTGGAAGAGCGATCCCGTTGGCAGAAGTCGGGGACGGGGTGTTCTCTGCTGGAGTTTTGGGCGACGGTATGGCGATCCTTCCGGAAAGCGAGACACTGTATGCGCCGGCAGACGCAGAGGTTGCGGCTTTGATGCCAGATTCACGCCATGCCTGTGGACTAAAGCTGGAAAACGGCATGGAGGTTCTGTTACATATCGGAATTGACACGGTGAGCATGAATGGAGATGGATTTGAATATCTGGTGCAGGAAGGCCAGAAGGTCAGCGCAGGGACGCCGCTCATTCATTTTGACCGGGAAAAGATCAGGGCAGCAGGCCATCCGGATGTTACGGTATGTATTATCAGCAATGTGGGAACTGCGCAGGATATCCAGTTCCATACCGGAATGCATGCAGAAGAAAAAGAAACCGCAGTGGTAACGTTCAAATAG
- a CDS encoding phosphoglycerate dehydrogenase: MRKVHCMNAISKYGTDLLDDNYVLTDDVNEADGILVRSASLHEMKFPNSLLAIARAGAGVNNIPLDACAEEGIVVFNTPGANANAVKELVVAAMVLASRDIIGGIEWCRTIKDDPNIAKAVEKGKKAFAGNEIKGKKLGVIGLGAIGAEVANAAAALGMEVYGYDPFISVNAAWMLSRDVKHTTSLDTIYQECDYITVHVPALDSTRGMINKDAFAQMKDGVVIMNFARDILVNEDDMAEALKSGRVKTYVTDFPNPKSANMEGAIVVPHLGASTEESEDNCAKMAVQEIMDYLDNGNIRNSVNYPACDMGVKKTPARVAVLHMNVPNMIGQITGTLASGGINISDMTNKSREKYAYTLMDLEKEPDSMTIQKLNAIQGVLRVRVM, translated from the coding sequence ATGAGAAAAGTCCATTGCATGAATGCCATTTCCAAGTATGGCACAGATCTTTTAGATGACAATTACGTATTAACCGACGATGTAAATGAGGCGGACGGCATCCTGGTCCGCAGCGCATCCCTCCACGAGATGAAGTTTCCGAACTCCCTGCTTGCCATTGCACGCGCCGGCGCCGGTGTGAACAATATCCCGCTGGATGCCTGTGCAGAAGAGGGTATCGTGGTATTCAACACCCCGGGCGCCAATGCCAACGCCGTAAAGGAGCTGGTGGTCGCAGCTATGGTGCTGGCTTCCCGCGATATCATCGGCGGTATCGAGTGGTGCCGGACCATCAAGGATGACCCGAACATCGCCAAGGCGGTGGAGAAGGGTAAAAAAGCCTTTGCAGGCAACGAGATCAAAGGAAAGAAGCTGGGCGTCATCGGTCTTGGCGCGATTGGCGCAGAGGTAGCCAACGCGGCTGCGGCTCTGGGCATGGAAGTGTACGGATATGATCCGTTCATCTCCGTCAATGCGGCGTGGATGCTGTCCCGTGATGTAAAGCATACCACCAGCCTGGATACCATTTATCAGGAGTGCGACTATATTACCGTGCATGTGCCGGCACTGGACAGCACCAGGGGGATGATCAACAAAGACGCATTTGCCCAGATGAAGGATGGCGTGGTGATCATGAACTTTGCCCGGGATATCCTGGTCAATGAGGATGATATGGCTGAGGCGCTGAAATCCGGCAGGGTCAAAACCTATGTGACGGACTTCCCGAACCCGAAGTCTGCCAACATGGAGGGCGCTATCGTAGTCCCACATCTGGGAGCTTCCACTGAGGAGTCCGAGGACAACTGTGCGAAGATGGCAGTCCAGGAGATCATGGATTACCTGGACAATGGCAATATCCGCAATTCCGTCAACTATCCGGCCTGTGATATGGGTGTGAAGAAGACCCCGGCCCGTGTGGCGGTATTACATATGAACGTGCCGAACATGATCGGTCAGATCACCGGGACCCTGGCTTCCGGCGGCATCAACATTTCCGATATGACCAATAAGAGCCGTGAGAAGTATGCATATACCCTGATGGATCTTGAGAAAGAGCCGGACAGC
- a CDS encoding polysaccharide deacetylase family protein has protein sequence MSFKKHPHKNILSAGALALTLTLTFSGTCSPAAYASSFDMRKTSSPTITQGASLKDQGHPDEYTAPGQNTSAPAAASSTQQRRLIPDATSNNYAGNKAEPIFRVRTDIPWVALSFDAGADRGQAEAIMDILEKYNISSTFFLTADWMRQNPEDAKSIVARGHEIGNHSVNHPSFPKLSPENMAAQIQETHQTAKDLTGVDMCLFRFPYGDYNNASVDAVKNCGYYGIQWSVDSIDWRNEGRQIIIDRVLNHKNLGNGSIVLMHMAATYTPSALEEIIQGIQAKGYEIVPVSHLIYETNYHMDAAGNQISDAAEN, from the coding sequence ATGTCTTTCAAAAAACATCCCCATAAAAACATCTTGTCAGCAGGAGCGCTGGCTCTCACTTTAACACTGACATTTTCCGGCACCTGCAGCCCTGCCGCCTACGCTTCTTCCTTCGATATGCGAAAAACATCCTCACCGACTATCACTCAGGGGGCATCTCTCAAAGATCAGGGGCATCCGGATGAATACACAGCCCCCGGTCAAAATACATCTGCCCCGGCTGCCGCCAGTTCCACCCAACAGCGCCGTCTGATTCCAGATGCCACGTCCAACAACTATGCCGGCAATAAGGCGGAACCCATCTTCCGCGTCCGCACCGACATACCGTGGGTAGCCCTGTCCTTTGACGCAGGCGCCGACCGCGGGCAGGCCGAAGCCATTATGGATATTTTGGAAAAATACAATATTAGCTCCACATTTTTCCTCACTGCCGACTGGATGCGCCAAAACCCGGAGGATGCAAAGAGCATCGTTGCCCGCGGGCATGAGATTGGAAACCACAGCGTCAACCATCCCTCTTTCCCCAAACTCTCCCCTGAGAACATGGCCGCCCAGATCCAGGAAACCCATCAGACAGCAAAAGACCTGACCGGTGTAGACATGTGTCTCTTCCGTTTTCCTTACGGAGACTATAACAACGCCTCCGTAGACGCAGTAAAAAACTGCGGCTACTACGGAATCCAGTGGAGTGTGGACTCCATCGACTGGCGTAACGAAGGCCGGCAGATCATCATAGACCGCGTACTGAACCATAAGAATCTTGGAAACGGCTCCATCGTCCTGATGCACATGGCCGCTACCTACACTCCATCCGCGTTAGAAGAGATCATTCAGGGAATCCAGGCCAAAGGCTACGAGATCGTCCCCGTATCCCACCTGATCTACGAAACCAACTACCACATGGATGCCGCCGGAAACCAGATATCAGACGCAGCAGAAAATTAA
- a CDS encoding Rpn family recombination-promoting nuclease/putative transposase: MEQKKTLRDLTLKNNFMFGAVMADEENCRRFLELALGVSIERVEVSKEQSLIYRPEYRGVRLDVYARDAENTRYNVEMQVAKHLSLPKRARYYHSQIDMELLTKGEDYSKLPYTYVIFICDFDPFGKGRYCYHFVNRCEEDKELALEEGNHTIFLSTCGRNEHEVPESMVKFLKFVHANLEESQQDFDDEFVKRLQDSIQRIRQSREMEERYMLFEELLRDERAAGQAEGKAEAVLLFLEELGEVPDSIREKILLVKDSAVLDVMLKSAAKAASVEQFMKDVRL, encoded by the coding sequence ATGGAACAGAAAAAGACGTTGCGTGATTTGACGCTGAAGAACAACTTTATGTTTGGCGCAGTGATGGCGGATGAGGAGAATTGCCGCCGGTTTTTGGAGCTTGCTCTGGGGGTTTCTATTGAGCGGGTGGAAGTGAGTAAAGAGCAGAGCCTGATTTACCGGCCTGAGTACCGGGGCGTTCGTTTGGATGTGTATGCCAGGGATGCGGAAAATACCCGCTATAATGTGGAGATGCAGGTGGCGAAGCATCTGTCTTTGCCGAAACGGGCAAGGTATTATCACAGTCAGATCGATATGGAGCTTTTAACGAAGGGAGAAGACTATTCGAAATTGCCATATACCTATGTGATTTTTATCTGTGATTTTGATCCGTTTGGAAAGGGGCGTTATTGCTATCATTTTGTAAATCGCTGCGAGGAAGATAAGGAACTTGCATTGGAGGAAGGAAACCATACGATATTTTTGAGCACTTGTGGCAGGAATGAACACGAGGTGCCTGAATCTATGGTAAAATTCTTAAAGTTTGTGCATGCAAATCTGGAAGAGAGCCAGCAGGATTTTGATGACGAATTTGTAAAGCGTCTTCAGGATTCCATTCAGCGTATCAGGCAGAGCCGCGAGATGGAGGAACGTTATATGTTGTTTGAAGAATTGCTGCGGGATGAACGTGCTGCCGGACAGGCGGAGGGAAAAGCTGAAGCAGTACTGCTGTTTCTTGAAGAACTGGGAGAAGTACCGGATTCAATCCGGGAGAAGATTCTTTTGGTTAAGGATTCTGCTGTTTTGGATGTTATGCTGAAGAGCGCTGCAAAAGCGGCGTCAGTAGAGCAGTTTATGAAAGATGTTCGATTATAA
- a CDS encoding HAD hydrolase family protein — MYFRHKTASGPLGGSPEQCAAFGDGGNDIEMLNYCGYSFAMENGLEK, encoded by the coding sequence ATGTATTTCCGGCATAAAACGGCTTCTGGACCGCTGGGGGGCTCACCGGAGCAGTGCGCTGCCTTTGGGGATGGCGGAAATGATATTGAAATGCTGAATTACTGCGGATACAGTTTTGCCATGGAGAACGGCCTGGAAAAATGA
- the ilvB gene encoding biosynthetic-type acetolactate synthase large subunit: protein MAETKVLNGSEIVIECLKEQGVKTVFGYPGGTILNIYDALYKHQDEITHILTSHEQGAAHAADGYARATGKVGVCMATSGPGATNLVTGIATAYMDSIPVVAITCNVGVDLLGKDSFQEVDISGVTMPITKYNFIVKDISRLAYVIRRAFTIAQSGRPGPVLIDITKNVTAAEYEYTPMEPEPITRQTDTILEEDMETALELIRNSRKPFIFVGGGAVLSDASEELRTLAHRIQAPVADSLMGKGAFDGSDELYTGMVGMHGTKTSNFGITECDLLIVAGARFSDRVTGNASKFAKNAKILQIDVDPAEINKNIRTHASIVGDLKTVLRKLNARLDPINHDEWVAHIERMKDMYPLRYDKNLLTGPSIIETIDELTHGDAVIVTEVGQHQMWAAQYYKYKKPRTLLTSGGLGTMGYGLGAALGAKMGLGDMGCPDIPVFNIAGDGCFRMNMNEIATATRYNIPVIQVVINNHVLGMVRQWQTLFYGKRYSHTVLNDSVDFVKLAEAMGAKAYRVTSKDELKPVLEEAMALGAPVVIDCQIHCDDKVYPMVSPGAPIQDAFDDTDLKIN, encoded by the coding sequence ATGGCGGAAACGAAAGTTTTGAATGGATCGGAGATCGTGATCGAATGTCTGAAGGAACAGGGCGTGAAGACTGTATTCGGATATCCGGGCGGTACGATCTTAAATATATACGATGCGCTTTACAAGCACCAGGATGAGATCACCCATATCCTGACCTCCCATGAGCAGGGAGCGGCCCATGCGGCGGACGGCTATGCAAGGGCCACGGGGAAGGTAGGCGTCTGTATGGCCACATCCGGCCCCGGCGCAACCAACCTGGTGACAGGCATTGCGACAGCATACATGGATTCCATCCCGGTGGTGGCGATCACCTGCAATGTGGGCGTGGATCTGCTGGGCAAGGACAGCTTCCAGGAGGTGGATATCTCCGGAGTGACCATGCCGATCACCAAGTACAACTTTATTGTAAAAGACATTTCCAGACTGGCCTATGTGATCCGCCGGGCATTTACCATCGCCCAGAGCGGAAGACCGGGCCCGGTCCTGATCGACATCACCAAAAATGTGACTGCCGCGGAGTACGAATATACCCCGATGGAGCCGGAACCGATCACCCGGCAGACTGACACAATCCTGGAGGAAGATATGGAGACGGCTTTGGAGCTGATCCGCAATTCCAGGAAGCCCTTTATCTTTGTGGGCGGCGGAGCAGTGCTGTCTGACGCGTCGGAGGAGCTTCGCACCCTGGCCCACAGGATCCAGGCGCCGGTGGCGGATTCCCTTATGGGCAAAGGCGCTTTTGACGGCAGCGACGAGCTGTACACCGGCATGGTGGGCATGCACGGGACCAAGACTTCCAACTTTGGCATTACCGAGTGCGACCTGCTGATCGTGGCGGGCGCCCGTTTCAGCGACCGCGTGACAGGCAATGCATCCAAGTTCGCCAAAAATGCGAAGATATTGCAGATTGACGTGGACCCGGCGGAGATCAATAAAAACATCAGGACCCATGCCAGCATTGTGGGAGATCTAAAGACGGTCTTAAGGAAATTAAACGCCCGTCTGGACCCCATAAACCATGACGAGTGGGTGGCGCATATCGAGCGGATGAAGGATATGTATCCGCTGCGCTATGATAAAAACCTGCTGACCGGCCCGTCCATCATCGAGACGATCGACGAGCTGACCCACGGGGATGCGGTCATTGTCACCGAGGTAGGACAGCACCAGATGTGGGCGGCCCAGTATTACAAATATAAAAAGCCGAGGACGCTTTTGACCTCCGGAGGCCTGGGAACCATGGGCTACGGCCTGGGCGCGGCTCTGGGCGCCAAGATGGGCCTGGGTGATATGGGCTGTCCGGATATTCCTGTGTTCAATATTGCCGGCGACGGCTGTTTCCGCATGAACATGAATGAGATCGCCACGGCAACCCGCTACAATATCCCGGTCATCCAGGTGGTGATCAACAATCATGTATTGGGCATGGTACGCCAGTGGCAGACCCTGTTCTACGGGAAGCGGTATTCCCATACAGTATTAAATGACTCAGTGGATTTCGTGAAACTGGCGGAGGCCATGGGAGCGAAGGCATACCGCGTGACATCCAAAGATGAGTTAAAGCCTGTTCTGGAAGAAGCGATGGCACTTGGAGCGCCGGTAGTCATCGACTGCCAGATCCACTGTGACGACAAGGTGTACCCGATGGTATCTCCGGGAGCGCCGATCCAGGATGCATTTGACGATACTGATCTGAAGATCAATTAA